The DNA region TTGGTACTCTCCGGAGAGAAATATATTGATATCTCCATTGCGGTACAAAAAAAAGAGTTAAGCGAAAAAATAACACAGCAATTAAATAATCTTAAGCAAGCATTTAATGAAGTTGGATTGATAACAGGTAATGTCAAAATGCTTGAATACAAAGATGTGAGTACAGTCAAAAATGATTATTTTAGTGGTGAAAAACTTCAATTCGGGATCAATATAACCATATGAATACGCCAACTCCAAAAACACAAAAAGCCGTTGCCCTTAAGTACGATCGTGAAAAAAGTGCTGCACCAAAAGTGGTTGCTTCCGGTAAAGGTGAAGTCGCCAATAATATTATCAAATTAGCCCAAGAACATGATATATTTATTAAAAAAGATGCTGATTTGGTTGAGCTTCTCTCAAAAATAGAGATTAATAAAGAGATTCCACCAATGTTGTATAAAGCAGTTGCCGAAGTTTTTAGTTTTATCTATAAAATCACGAATGATAAACGAAAATAATCTTTACATGTAAAGAAGAGGAGATACTCATGTTTGCTGTTATTTTTAGAGCAACGGTGAAAGAAACTGATAATGAATATAACACAATGGCAAACAAATTAAGAAAATTAGCTTTTGAAACCTATGGTTGTTTAGATTTTATAGCGGTTTGTGAAGGTAATCAAGAGGTCGCTATCTCATATTGGGAAAGTGAAATGGCAATTAAAATGTGGAAAGAAAATGCTGAGCATCTCATCGCTCAAGAACTCGGTCAAAAGCGATGGTATAGCTCTTATAGTGTTCAAATCGTCGAAGTTAAACACGAATATCGGTTTTAAATTCCTCTAAATCTTAAGCTAAATAGTCCCACGTATTCATGTAGTGCCACATAGCTTTTATAAAAAGCATGCGCATTTGGAAGATAGTCCCACTCATCTTTTATTTTGGCATTGATTTTAAAGTTGGTTGCAGCAGGGATAACTTTAAACCCAAAGTGCTCATAGAGACGAATAGAACGCCTCATATGATATGCAGAGGTGACAAGATAGATCGTTGGTTCTTTTAGCCCTGTTTTCTCAAATGCAGCTTTACTCAGCTCTGCATTTTGGTATGTATCAATGCTCTTATCTTCTACATGTAAAGAGAACTCTTTGGTATTAAGGCTTTTAGATGTAGGTGTTGGAATTTCTAAATAAAGTTTGAGCTCTTTGAGGCTATCTAAAAACGCATCACTCTCCAAATACTCTTTACTAGTTCCTCCACCACTAAATAAAAGAGGTAAATTATTTGATTTTGCAATCATTAATCCCCACATCATACGCTTGTAGGCATCGGTACTTAGGGGTAAATTTGCTACTCCTTTGGTATTGCCACCACCTAAGACAATAACGGCATCTACAGATGACTGTTTTTCAAGTGGTTTATTAAAAGGTGCTTCTAAGGGGGTAAGAAGCCAATCGGCAACATAGGTGGTACTCAAAAGATAGAAAATGATAGCATTGACAAGAAAAAAGAGACGAAAACGTTTGGCATAAAATGAGGCCAGTAAAAAGAAGACAATAAAAATACCTGGTGGTAAAACCAGGTATGTAAAGAGTTTTGAGAGAAAGTAAACGCTACTCATTAGAGCATAACGGCACTTTTAGGGCCAACTTTAAGCTCGCCAATCACATAGCCGTCACTGTTCGCAAGGACATCATTGACATTTTCAGGACTGACAACGAGGATCATTCCTACTCCCATGTTGAACGTACGGTGCATTTCACTCTCTTCAACGTATTGACTCATAAAGTCAAAGACAGGAAGTGTTTTGATCTTTGATTTGTAGACGTGTGCTTGGAGCCCTTCAGGAAGAACGCGAGGAAGGTTCTCAACGATGCCACCACCCGTGATGTGCGCTAAAGCGTTGATCTTGGATTTAAGCGCTTTAAAGAGTTTCACATAGATGCGTGTTGGTGTTAAAAGTGTTTCGATAAGCGGTTTACCATCAAATTCAGTATCGAAGGTGTAGCATAGTTTGTCAAAGAAGAGTTTACGTACCAATGAAAAACCGTTAGAGTGAACACCTGAGCTTGGAAGCGCAATTAAAATGTCTCCAGCTTTTACGTGTGGAAGACGATTCATCTCATCTTTTTCAGCAATGCCTACTGCAAAACCAGCAAGATCAAAATCTTTACTGTGGTACATTCCTGGCATTTCAGCTGTTTCCCCACCGATGAGTGAACATTCCGCTTGAATACAACCCTCTGCAATACCTTTAACAATGCTTACCGCAGCATCAATTTCTAGTTTACTCATGGCGTAGTAGTCGAGGAAGAAAAGTGGCGTACCAAAGTTACAGATAAGATCGTTTGCACACATTGCAACTAAATCAATGCCTACGGTATCATAAATACTAGAATCAATAGCAAGTTTGAGCTTAGTTCCAACGCCATCGGTTGCACCTAGAATGACAGGTTTTTGATACCCTGATGGCAACTCATATGCTCCGGCGAATGAACCAATACCTCCAATGACATTTTTATCAAAAGTGGATTTGACCAGTGGTTTTATATTTTCGACAAATTGGTTTCCCGCGTCTATATCGACACCAGCGTCTTTGTAGCTGACTGTGCTCATGGATATGCCTTTAGTGAGGTTATTGTTTAATAGATTTTAACAAAACTATGTTAAAATCGTTATAAAAATAGTTAAAGGTATTAGGATTAAATGGCGTATGAACATGCAATTGTTTTAACAGGTGGGATAGCCACAGGCAAAAGTACTGTTTCGTCGATGCTAAAGTCGCATGGATTTGAAGTGATCGATGCAGACGTAATCGCGAAAGAGGTTTTACCTTTACATGTAAAAGAGGTTGAAACCCTTTTTGGAGATCGTGTTATTCGTGATGGATCAATTGATCGCAAAGCACTTGGTGCACTGATTTTTAACGATAAGAAGGAGCGTGAAAAGCTCAATGCTTTTTTGCACCCGCTGATTCGACAAGAGATTTTCAAGCAATGCGACCAGTTAGAAGAGAAGAAAACACCTTATATCATCGACATTCCACTCTATTTTGAAAGTGATGGGTATGCTTGTAAATTGGTGACGGTCGTGTATGCTCCTGTTGAAGTGCAACGAAAACGATTAATGATTCGAGAAGATTTTAGTAAAGAAGAAGCACAAAAACGAATCGATGCTCAAATTAGCATTGAAGAGAAGAAAATCTTAGCCGATTTTCTCATCAATAACTCTTTTGATATGAAATTTCTAGAGAGTGAGATCGAAAAATTTATTAAATTTGTACGGGGTACGTATGCAAATTGCAAAATATAATGCCAATGGCAATGATTTTATTATTTTTCATACCTTTGTTGAGGTTGATCGAAGTGGATTGGCGCAACAGTTATGTGACAGACAAAAAGGTGTGGGTGCAGATGGCTTAATTGTGTTGCTACCCCATCCTGAATATGATTTTAAATGGCAATTTTACAATAATGATGGGAGTGTTGCTTCTATGTGCGGGAACGGCACACGCGCATGCGCTCACTATGCCTTTACTAACCAATTAGCAGGCGCTTCTATGCGCTTTCTAACAGGGGCTGGAGTCATAACTTCTCTGGTAGAAAATGATGTTGTTGAAACAGAACTCACAACACCTCAAGTGCTCAGTGAGTCATTTGATGAAAATGGTTTAACATGGCATTTTTGCGATACGGGAGTACCTCATCTGGTAACTTTTGTTGATGATACTGCATGCTTTGATAAAGTGATTGCACGTCAAATGCGCTATAAGTATAATGCCAATGTGAATTATGCAATGCTTAAGGAAAATACTTTACATGTAAGAACTTATGAGCGAGGGGTGGAAGATGAAACACTTGCTTGCGGTACTGGGATGGCAGCATGTTTCTACAGTGCTTATCGCCAGAAACTCATAGAAGCAAGTGCAAAAGTCTATCCTATTAGTGGAGAAGAGTTAAATTTACGGATTGAAAATCAAAGACTTTTTTTCAAAGGAAGGGTGCAAAAAGTCTTTGAAACGGTGTTGGAACTTTAAATTCGTGAAATTTTTCTCTACTCTTTTTATCGCCTCCTGCTTGCTTTTCAATGGAGCACTATACGCGGGAGGTTTATCTTCTGAATATTACCAAATTGAAGATGGCCCAAAGCAAAAAGAGGAATTTATCCGCCAGATGAAAGTGCTTGTGGATAAGGGTAATGATGAGATTATAAAAGATCGAGAATTCATTACCAATTTTTTTGCAAAAGCTGTTCCTGGTGCCTTTCGTGGACTCAATCAACAAAATGTAGGTTATCTCATCTCTTTGCGTAATAAATACGGCATCGAATCACTTTTTGATCGAGATGAGTATTTTAAACGTATTGATGTGATTCCTACCTCTTTAGCCCTATCACAAGCTGCATTGGAAAGTGGTTGGGGGAAAAGTCGATTTGCAAAAGAGGCCAATAATCTTTTTGGTCACTGGTCTTATTCAGGTGTTGGTTTGATGCCCCAAAACAGAGCAATAGGTAAAACACATATGATTCGTATTTTTGGTTCATTGCAAAAATCAGTGAATTCTTATATGCTAAATCTTAATACGAATGATGCTTATATCACATTTAGAGAAAAGAGACTGCAATCAAGAAATAATGGGAAAAACTTTGGAGGTATGGAAGCTTCTAAAACGATGAGTAATTATTCTGAGCTCAAAGAGGAATATATCAAAATGATTAAGGAGATGATTGATCAAAACAATCTTCTTATCTACGATAAATAGATTGTTTTTAAAGGTTTGCTTCTTTCATAAGCTCTGTTTGGTAATGTGTAATAATAGGGTCGATAATTTCATCATAAAAACCACCTTCCATAATAGCATCCAAACGATACAATGTAAGCCCTACTCTATGGTCAGTAATACGATTTTGTGGATAGTTGTAGGTACGAATACGAGCACTTCTATCGCCTGATCCAACTTGTGTTTTTCGTGCTTCACTCTCTTTAGCATTGCGTTCTTGCATCTGCATATCATAAAGTTTTGCTTTGAGCACTTTCATTGCAGCATCTTTGTTTTTATGCTGTGATTTACCATCTTGATTAACCACCACAAGACCTGTAGGTAAGTGGGTAATTCTTACGGCACTGTCGGTTGTATTGACTGATTGTCCACCGTTTCCAGAAGACCTCATAACATCAACTTTCAAATCTTTTTCGAGTATCTCGATCTCAACATCATCAACTTCAGGCATAACCGCAACTGTAACTGCTGAAGTGTGTACTCTGCCCTGTGACTCAGTAAGAGGAACACGTTGAACTCTGTGAACGCCACCTTCATATTTAAGACGTGAAAAAGCACCCTGCCCTTTAATAAGCGCGATAACCTCTTTATAGCCATTCAGTACACCTTCACTGAGTGAGACAATTTCAACTTTCCAACCACGATTTTCAGCGTAGCGAAGATAAGATTTAAAAAGGTCTGATACAAAAATAGCGGCTTCATCTCCACCGGTACCAGCGCGAATTTCTAAAAAGATATTGCGTTCATCATTGGGATCTGTAGGAAGCAAGAGAAGTTTAATCTCTTCTTCAATCTCTTCTTTGCGAGGTTCAAGAATCCGAAGTTCGTCTTTTGCAAGTTCACCGAGCTCTTCATCATCGAAGAGAAGTTTATTTTCTTCAATTTGATCAAGTGTTGAAAGATATTCAAGTGTTTTATCTTTGATTTTCTCTAATCCTGACTGTTCTTTGGAAAGCGCTGTCATTTTCTTAATATCTGTAGCGATATTAGGATCACTTAAAAGTGTAGAGAGCTCATTATAACGTTCGAGAAATGGGAGTAATTTATCTTTCAACATGGATGGGAACTAAAATAAAGAGGGAGTTGCCGCAAGTTATGCAGCAACACTACCTAGCGTATTAACGAGTTGTGACAATCTGCTTACACGGCGAGCAGCTGTATTTTTAGTTAAAATACCTTTGCCTGCATAAGAATGAAAGTTTTTATTCACATTTTTCAACGCAACTTCAGCTGCTGCTTGATCACCTGCTTCTACAGCTTCTCTTACAGCACGTGTTAGATTTTTGATTCTAGTTTTATAAAATCTATTTCTTTCAGTGCGTTTTTTTGTTTGTCTAATACGCTTTTCTGCTGACTTGTGGTTTGCCATAGATAAGCCTTTCGTTTTTAAATTTAGGCGTAGATTATATAAAAATAAATATTAAATACAACTTATTTTAAGGGCAATTTAAAATAAAAAAGGCATTGTTTTGCGTAGGTTGATCAATTTTTAATTAATAATATAACGATATATTCATTAGTTCTCTTTTAAAATAATTTTTTATTGTTATGTATAGGGTATGTCAATGATTGATTTTTGACACTAAGTAAATATAGATAACTGTAGAAAATGGGAGGCATACCCTTTTACATGTAAAGATTAGAAAAGTTTTGTTACAATTTCATAATCATAATTGATTGAATGTATAGATGACATTAGGAAAAACAATGAAACTTTTTGGAACCGATGGTGTTAGAGGTAAAGCAGGCAAAAAACTAAGTGCTTTTATGGCGATGCGTTTGGCAATGGCTGCAGGTATCTATTTTCGTAAAAATTCTATTACGAATAAAATTTTAGTAGGTAAAGATACGAGGCGCAGTGGTTATATGATTGAAAATGCGATTGTATCAGGCTTAACGGCCGTTGGTTACGATGTAAGACAAATTGGTCCTATGCCTACTCCTGCAATTGCTTTTTTAACGGAAGATATGCGTTGTGATGCAGGTATCATGATTAGCGCATCCCATAACCCTTATTTCGATAATGGAATTAAATTTTTCGACTCATTTGGTAATAAACTAGGCGAAACAGAAGAGGCAGCCATTGAAAAAATTTATTACGATGATGCATTAATTGAAGCAAATCAAAAAATGGAATTTGATATTGGCCGTTCTAAAAGAGTTGATGATGTGATTGGTCGTTACATTGTACAAATCAAGAATTCTTTTCCTAAAGCGTTAACGCTTAAAGGATTGCGCATTGTTCTTGACACGGCCAATGGCGCGGCTTACAAAGTTGCACCAACTATTTTTAATGAACTTGGTGCTGATGTTATTATGATCAATGATGAACCTAACGGTAGCAATATTAATCTTAACTGTGGAGCATTACATCCTGAGGAACTTGGAGAAGAAGTACGCCGTCTTCGTGCAGATTTAGGTTTTGCTTTTGATGGTGATGCTGATCGTTTAGTGGTTGTTGATGAAAACGGAAATCCTATTCATGGTGATAAGCTCATAGGAAAAATTGCCACTTTTTTACAAGGGCAAAATAGGCTTGCTAACAAAGGTGTCTGTGTTACTGTTATGAGTAATCAAGCGTTAGAAGATTATCTTAATAAATCAGGTATAAAAACCTATCGTTGTGATGTAGGGGATAAAAATGTTTTAGAAGCCTTATATAGGGAAAAAATAAACTTTGGAGGCGAGCAAAGTGGGCATATTATCTTGTCTGATTTTGCTAAAACAGGTGACGCGTTAGTAGCTGCTCTTGCTGTTATGCACTGTATGCTCACAGAAAAACAAAAAGTGAGTAAATTATTTAGTCCTTTTGAGCTTTATCCTCAACTTCAACAAAATATTAAAGTCGATAATAAAATTCCTCTTGCTGAACTCAAAGGCTATGACAAGTTAGTATCCGAACTAGAAAGCAAAAAAATCCGAGTTCTTATCCGTTATTCAGGAACAGAAAATTTATTACGTATTTTACTTGAAGGTCAAGATGAAAAGCTTCTTGAAGATCGTATGGAGAAAACAGTCAAATTTTTTAAAAGTGCCTTGAATGAATAGAAGATGGATTGTTCTTATTGCTTCATTATGTTGTGTTTTTTTTGTAGATCAATTGATTAAAACTTTTTTCTTAGAAGGATTTCGCTGGCAAGGGAGTTTCTTTTCATTGATTTTGACTTACAATAAAGGTGTAGCATTTTCAATGTTCGCTTTTTTAGAAGAGTATCTAAAGTATATTCAACTATTTTTAGTTGGTGGTTTAGGTATTTATCTGTTATTTTATAAAGACATACTTCGAAACTATAGTTTTCCTATAGGAATTATTTCAGGTGCAGCACTGAGTAATATTTACGATCGCTTTATCCATGGTGGTGTTGTAGATTATTTTTTCTGGCATTATGGTTTTGAATTTGCTGTTTTCAATTTTGCCGATGTAATGATTGATTTTGGAGTAATTCTGATTTTATATCACTCTTGGAAAAGCAAAAAAGAAAGTTAGATGCTCGATTTATCCACCTACTATGATGAAAATAGTTGCAATTTTATTTTTTTTTGGTATAATCTCAGCTCTTAAATTGTGTGGTCGCGTAGCTCAGTTGGTAGAGCACTACCTTGACATGGTAGTGGTCGGAGGTTCGAATCCTCTCGTGGCCACCATATTTTTTGTTCTCCCGTCTGTTTGGGAGTTCATACAAGTAAAAGGATCTTATTATGATGAATGATGTTATAGCCTATAAAGAAGGTGCTCTCGTCATTGACACCCAAACTGCTGCTGCCTCCTCAAAGACTTACGAAGACAAAATCTTATTTGATAATTCAAAAGATGCTCTTGAAGTAATCCGTCACTCATGTGCACATTTAATGGCTCAAGCGATTAAAGCATTATATAAAGATGCACAATTTTTTGTTGGACCTGTCATTGAAGACGGTTTTTATTATGATTTTCGTGTTAATGAAAAGATTGGTGATGCTGATCTTAAAGAGATTGAAAAAAAGATGGCAGAGCTTGCTACTGCTAAGTTGCCAATTGAGAAGATTTATACGACTAAAACGGCTGTTATTAAACGTTTTGAACATGACAATCTTAAACAAGAAGTTTTGCTAAGAATCCCTGATGGTGAAGTATCTATCTATAAACAAGGGGATTTTGAAGATTTATGCCGTGGACCTCACGTTCCCAATACTAAATATCTTAGATTTTTTAAACTGATTAAAGTTGCAGGTGCCTATCTTGGTGGTGATGAGAAACGTGAAATGCTAACACGTATTTACGGTATAGCTTTTGCAGATAAAGAGAGCCTCAAAGATTATATTACTATGATTGAAGAAGCAAAAAAGAGAGATCATCGCAAAATCGGTAATGAACTTAAGCTCTTTACCTTTGATGATGAAGTAGGTGCAGGTCTTCCAATTTGGTTACCCAATGGTGGCAAATTAAGAAGTAAGTTGGAGCAACTCCTTTTTAAAGCACATCGCAAGCGAGGTTATTTACCTGTAAGAGGGCCAGAACTTCTAAAATCTGATGCATGGAAAATTAGTGGTCACTACCAGAATTATGGTGAGAATATGTATTTCACTGTCATTGATGAGTCTGAATATGGCATTAAACCAATGAACTGTTTAGGGCATATTAAAGTATTTCAAAGTGAAGTGAGAAGTTACCGCGATTTACCACTTAAATTTTTTGAATACGGTGTTGTACATCGTCATGAAAAAAGCGGTGTACTCCATGGGCTATTCCGCGTGCGTGAATTTACTCAAGATGATGCTCACATTTTCTGTACACCGGATCAAATTAAAGAAAATGTTATAGAAATTTTAAGTTTTGTCGATTCTATTATGAAAACATTTGGATTTAAGTATGAGATGGAAATTTCGACTCGCCCTGAGAAATCAATTGGTGATGAAAAATACTGGGAGGCAGCAACGGAAGGCTTAAAGAATGCACTTGATGAAAACGGCATTCATTATGGCATTGATGAAGGTGGTGGAGCTTTTTATGGCCCTAAAATTGACATTAAGATTACCGATGCGCTTAAACGTAAATGGCAATGTGGAACCATTCAAGTTGATTTTAATTTGCCAGAGCGTTTTGATATTTCCTACATTGATGCAAACAATGAACATGCACGTCCAGTCATGCTACATCGTGCAATTTTGGGTTCATTTGAGCGTTTTATTGGTATTTTGATTGAACATACATCGGGAGAATTTCCATTTTTCCTTGCACCAACGCAAGCCGTGATTATTCCAATCTCAGATGCACATTTGGCTTATGCTAAAACATTAGCAAATGAACTTATGGTTGAAGAAATTGATGTAGAAGTCTCTTCCAAAAATGAGAGCCTCAATAAACGCATTCGCAATGCAGAAACGATGCGCGTGCCAATGATTTTGGTCATTGGTGATGCCGAAGTTGAAGGACAAAGTGTTGCCGTAAGAGATAGACGCGAAAGAACACAGTATAATTTGACTAAAGAAGCATTAATATCAAAAATGAAGGAGAAACTTAGTGAGGTACACTTTTGAGTAAAGACAAAGATGTCATACTGAACGACGAGATCAGGGCAGCTGAGGTAAGATGTGTTGGTGATGATGGTACACAATATGGCATTATTACCAGAAAAGAGGCTCTTGCAAAAGCGGATGAGCTAGGACTAGATCTCGTTTTAATCGCACCTGATGCAAAGCCCCCGGTTTGCAAAATTATGAATTATGGTAAGTTCAAATACCAACAAGAAAAAAAACTGAAAGAAGCACGTAAAAATCAGAAAATTATTGAGATCAAAGAGATCAAACTTTCTGTAAAAATTGCTGCAAATGATGTTAATTATAAAATCAAACATGCTAGAGAGTTTTTGGAAGAGGGCAAACACGTACGTTTCAGGGTATTCCTAAAAGGGCGAGAGATGTCTAATCCAGAGATTGGAGAGCAGGTTTTAGAAAGCCTTTGGCCAATGTTGGAAGATATCGCTGAGCGTGAAAAAACACCAAAGCTTGAAGGTCGTTATATTAATATGTTGGTTACTCCTAAAAAATAACCTATAACTCATCGTAACTTTTCTTTATTTTAATCCTCTCTAAGGAAAATTAAGCTATTATAGCCGTTTTCTAACGCTAGAGGGGATATTTCCTCATTTAGATTTTAGAATAAATATAAGGAGTATGCATGCCGAAAATGAAAACGGTACGCGGTGCCGCTAAACGTTTTAGAGTAGGTAAGAGCAAGATTAAAAGAGGCGCAGCCTTTAGAAGTCATATTCTTACTAAAAAACCAACGAAAAGAATGCGTGGTTTGAAAGAATCTAAAGTGGTAGATGCACGCGATGAGAAGTCCATTAAATTAATGCTTTGTAAAGCATAGTTTAAAAAGAGTTTTTGACAAGAGTCATTCACCCTACATGTAATGTTCCCCTCATAATGAGGGTAAGTTCCCAAGATGGGACACCGACATTGATTTATTTGGTCAAGGAGACACCATGGCAAGAGTAAAAACAGGTATCGTCAGAAGAAGACGTCACAAGAAAATTTTAAAGATGGCAAGAGGCTTCTTTAGTGGAAGAAGAAAACACTTTAGAAAAGCAAAAGAGCAAATAGAGAGAAGTTTAGTTTATGCATTTCGTGATAGAAGACAAAAGAAAAGAGATTTTAGAAGACTTTGGATCACACGTATTAACGCAGCATGCAGACTTAATGACATTAGCTACTCACGCTTCATCAATGCGCTAAACAAAGCAAATATTGATTTAGACAGAAAGATTCTTGCAGATATGGCGATGAATGACCCTGAAGCCTTTGCAACTGTTGTAAAACAGGCAAAATCAGCGCTTTAATACACTACACATATAAGACGAATGGTTAGCATGCCATCGTCTTATTTCTTCTTATACTTATTTTTTCTTACAGAATTTACTCCATTAATATAAAATCTAAGATTTGTTGAAAACTACTTTATAATTTCGAGATTGGAAAAAGGAGAGAGTGTATACAAGAGAAGATTTAAACTTCTTATCTTGCATACACAAATAGTATTTTAAGGCTAAACATCACTTCGTTTTGGATAGATAAAAATTGTATGTCGATTAACAATAATCTTTTCTTTTGCATCAACTGCATATGCTTTAATTGTAATTGGTAAATCTTCGCCTTCTTCTTTTAGCTCTTTTGGTGCAGCATTAAGAATAACAACTTTCTTCATTTTCTCACCTGCTTTCAATAAAAAAGGCTCGCTTGGTTTATCAATTTTGATATCTTTATTTGAAATTTCAAAATAGTATGTATGATCTTTAGTGTCAGTATTTTGAAATAAGAATGTATAAACATTTTCAACTGTTTTACCATCGTCTGCCATTTTGTAAAGTTGGCTAGTTCTGTTGATATTTAAAAGCATATATTCTTTTTGAGTTCCCATAGCAAAGAGTCCGATGAGTGCAATACTAAGGGCAACCATGTAAGCAATGGTTCTAAAACGAAAATACTGTGTTTTTACACCTTTTTCTGCTGCATTATAGCTCGTCCATGTAATGAGAGAAGGTTTACCTAGTTTTTCCATAATAGGTGTACATGCATCTGCACATTCCAAACAGTTAATACACTCTAGTTGCATTCCCTTGCGAATATCAATATGCGTTGGGCAAACTCTAACGCATGCTTCGCATCCTGTACAATCATCGGTTGCCAAAGGTGGTTTGCTACTAAGCTTCATCCCTTTTGCATCATAGATTTGACCACCGCGCTTTACATCATAAATCGTTTGAATGGTATTTTCATCAAAAAGTGCAGATTGGATACGTGCGTAAGGGCAAATATAAATACAAAAATTCTCTTTAAGTGCCACAATGTCATAGACTAGAAAAGCAGTAATGCCTATCAAAAAGCCATACATAATAGTATTGTCAAGAGGATGTTGAAGGTAAACAAAAAAGTCTTCCGGAGGTATAAAATACCATAAAAAATTTGATGCAGCGAGAA from Sulfurospirillum diekertiae includes:
- the thrS gene encoding threonine--tRNA ligase, yielding MMNDVIAYKEGALVIDTQTAAASSKTYEDKILFDNSKDALEVIRHSCAHLMAQAIKALYKDAQFFVGPVIEDGFYYDFRVNEKIGDADLKEIEKKMAELATAKLPIEKIYTTKTAVIKRFEHDNLKQEVLLRIPDGEVSIYKQGDFEDLCRGPHVPNTKYLRFFKLIKVAGAYLGGDEKREMLTRIYGIAFADKESLKDYITMIEEAKKRDHRKIGNELKLFTFDDEVGAGLPIWLPNGGKLRSKLEQLLFKAHRKRGYLPVRGPELLKSDAWKISGHYQNYGENMYFTVIDESEYGIKPMNCLGHIKVFQSEVRSYRDLPLKFFEYGVVHRHEKSGVLHGLFRVREFTQDDAHIFCTPDQIKENVIEILSFVDSIMKTFGFKYEMEISTRPEKSIGDEKYWEAATEGLKNALDENGIHYGIDEGGGAFYGPKIDIKITDALKRKWQCGTIQVDFNLPERFDISYIDANNEHARPVMLHRAILGSFERFIGILIEHTSGEFPFFLAPTQAVIIPISDAHLAYAKTLANELMVEEIDVEVSSKNESLNKRIRNAETMRVPMILVIGDAEVEGQSVAVRDRRERTQYNLTKEALISKMKEKLSEVHF
- the ccoG gene encoding cytochrome c oxidase accessory protein CcoG encodes the protein MNCSNDCSTQPTYYRLKRYMSFGIITFISLVLPFITIEGKHFFLLSFDKKQLNLFFTAFDMQELYLMPFVIMLFFLGIFFITTLGGRVWCGWSCPQTIFRVIFRDLIQTKLLGIRKNIHNKQKEPENQLVKRFIAIIIWACLALLAASNFLWYFIPPEDFFVYLQHPLDNTIMYGFLIGITAFLVYDIVALKENFCIYICPYARIQSALFDENTIQTIYDVKRGGQIYDAKGMKLSSKPPLATDDCTGCEACVRVCPTHIDIRKGMQLECINCLECADACTPIMEKLGKPSLITWTSYNAAEKGVKTQYFRFRTIAYMVALSIALIGLFAMGTQKEYMLLNINRTSQLYKMADDGKTVENVYTFLFQNTDTKDHTYYFEISNKDIKIDKPSEPFLLKAGEKMKKVVILNAAPKELKEEGEDLPITIKAYAVDAKEKIIVNRHTIFIYPKRSDV
- the infC gene encoding translation initiation factor IF-3, which translates into the protein MSKDKDVILNDEIRAAEVRCVGDDGTQYGIITRKEALAKADELGLDLVLIAPDAKPPVCKIMNYGKFKYQQEKKLKEARKNQKIIEIKEIKLSVKIAANDVNYKIKHAREFLEEGKHVRFRVFLKGREMSNPEIGEQVLESLWPMLEDIAEREKTPKLEGRYINMLVTPKK
- the rplT gene encoding 50S ribosomal protein L20, whose product is MARVKTGIVRRRRHKKILKMARGFFSGRRKHFRKAKEQIERSLVYAFRDRRQKKRDFRRLWITRINAACRLNDISYSRFINALNKANIDLDRKILADMAMNDPEAFATVVKQAKSAL
- the rpmI gene encoding 50S ribosomal protein L35; amino-acid sequence: MPKMKTVRGAAKRFRVGKSKIKRGAAFRSHILTKKPTKRMRGLKESKVVDARDEKSIKLMLCKA